The Anoplopoma fimbria isolate UVic2021 breed Golden Eagle Sablefish chromosome 20, Afim_UVic_2022, whole genome shotgun sequence genome includes a window with the following:
- the taf2 gene encoding transcription initiation factor TFIID subunit 2 → MNRKKDKGFESPRPFKLTHQVVCINNINFQRKSVIGYVELTIFPTVVNLNRIKLNSKQCRIYRVRVNELEAPFIYNDPTLEVCHHESKQRNLNYFSSAYTAAVSAVDPDAGHGELVIKVPSELWKQGDDLKVLKVYIEFSLDQPKGGLHFVVPDVEGSMAERGAHVFSFGYQNSTRFWFPCVDSYSELCTWKLEFTVDASMVAVSCGDLVETIYTHDMRKKTYHYVLPIPTAAPNISLAVGPFEILVDPYMHEVTHFCLPQLLPLLKHSMSYLHEIFEFYEEILTCRYPYACFKTVFVDEAYVQVSSYASMSIFSTNLLHSAMIIDQTPQTRRCLAQALAQQFFGCFISRMSWADEWVLKGISGYIYGLYLKKTFGVNEYRHWIKEELDKIVEYELKMGGVLLHPTFIGGKEKDNPTPHLHFSIKHPHTLSWEYYKMFQCKAHLVMRLIENRISMEFMLQVFNKLLSLASTASSQKYQSHMWSQMLLSTHAFLKSISNVSGKDIGPLIKQWVDQSAVVKFFGSFAFNRKRNVLELEIRQDYTSSGTQKYVGPIKVTVQELDGSFNHTLQIEENSLKHDIPCHSKSRRNKKKKIPLMNGEEVDMDLSAMDADSPLLWIRIDPDMSILRKVEFEQADFMWQYQLRYERDVVAQEEAISALEKFPTPASRLALTDILEQEQCFYKVRMQACFCLAKIANAMVSTWQGPPAMKSLFTRMFCCKSCPNIVKTNNFISFQSYFLQKTMPVAMALLRDVQNLCPKDVLNFILDLIKYNDNRKNKFSDNYYRAELIEALTNSLTPAISINNEVRTVDNLNNDVRLILEEITRFLNMEKLLPSFRNTITVSCLSAIRQLQKNGHIPSDASLFKSYAEYGHFVDVRVAALEALVDYTRVERSSAELQWLLNMVQNDTVHYVRHKILGMLCKNPPFTKTTDSALCNEALVDQLWKLMNSGTSHDWRLRCDAVNLYYTLFGLTRPSCLPLPELGLVLNLKEKKAVLNPIIKPEMGVGAVMETPASIGIHGVGMSYSTVDEEPDPISLGVCGVGQPPMGLKRKAETPLGSPPEPGQILQQQEDDTRGGRFKIRFNTMEDEDIDMETVHDSQAFIHHHLNLLERPSTPGKEPPSVEQSMLSLPATPMPSFPKETTSSSSKHGGEHGHHHHHHHHEHKKKKKKHKHKHKHKHKHESKDKDRERDNSHAYSNSPASGRSLRSPSLSD, encoded by the exons ATGAACAGGAAGAAGGATAAAGGATTTGAGAGCCCTCGCCCCTTTAAATT GACCCACCAGGTGGTGTGCATCAACAACATCAACTTCCAGAGGAAGTCTGTCATT GGCTATGTTGAGCTGACCATTTTCCCCACAGTGGTCAACCTGAACCGGATCAAGCTTAACAGTAAACAGTGCCGGATCTACAGGGTCCGGGTCAATGAGCTTGAAGCCCCATTCATTTACAACGACCCCACACTTGAGGTGTGCCACCATGAGTCCAAGCA GAGGAACCTCAACTATTTCTCCAGTGCCTACACGGCAGCAGTGAGTGCTGTGGACCCCGATGCAGGACACGGGGAGCTGGTCATCAAAGTTCCCTCTGAACTCTGGAAACAAGGAGATG ATTTGAAAGTCTTAAAGGTGTACATCGAGTTTTCCCTGGACCAGCCAAAAGGGGGTCTCCACTTCGTTGTTCCTGATGTTGAAGGCAGCATGGCGGAGAGAGGAGCTCATGTGTTCTCCTTTGGATACCAGAACTCCACCAG ATTCTGGTTCCCCTGTGTGGACTCCTACTCAGAGCTGTGTACGTGGAAGCTGGAGTTCACCGTGGATGCTTCCATGGTGGCCGTGTCCTGTGGCGACCTGGTGGAGACCATCTACACCCATGACATGAGGAAGAAGACTTACCACTATGTTCTGCCCATCCCCACCGCGGCCCCAAACATCTCCCTGGCAGTGGGGCCCTTTGAAATCCTTGTTGATCCCTACATGCATGAG GTGACCCATTTCTGCCTGCCACAGCTGCTGCCACTGCTCAAACACTCCATGTCGTACCTCCATGAGATCTTTGAGTTCTACGAGGAGATTCTGACATGCCGCTACCCTTACGCCTGCTTCAAGACCGTGTTTGTGGACGAGGCCTATGTGCAAGTGTCTTCCTATGCTTCCATGAGCATCTTCAG taCCAACCTGCTCCACAGCGCCATGATCATAGACCAGACCCCGCAGACTCGCCGCTGTCTGGCCCAGGCCTTAGCTCAGCAGTTCTTTGGCTGTTTTATCTCCAGGATGTCATG GGCTGATGAGTGGGTGTTGAAAGGAATCTCTGGCTACATCTACGGCCTTTACCTGAAGAAGACCTTTGGAGTCAATGAGTACCGTCACTGGATCAAAGAG GAGTTGGACAAGATTGTGGAATATGAACTAAAGATGGGAGGAGTTCTGTTGCACCCAACCTTCATCGGAGGCAAAGAGAAAGACAA TCCCACTCCCCATCTTCACTTCTCCATCAAGCATCCCCACACTTTGTCCTGGGAGTACTACAAGATGTTCCAGTGTAAGGCCCACCTggtgatgaggctgatagaaaaCAGGATCAGCATGGAGTTCATGTTGCAG GTTTTCAACAAGCTTCTGAGCCTGGCGAGCACGGCCTCGTCCCAGAAGTACCAGAGTCACATGTGGAGCCAGATGCTTCTGTCTACTCACGCCTTTCTCAAATCCATCTCCAACGTCTCCGGCAAAGACATCGGCCCCCTCATCAAACAATGGGT AGATCAAAGTGCTGTGGTGAAATTCTTTGGCAGCTTTGCCTTCAATAGGAAGAGGAACGTGCTTGAGCTGGAGATCCGACAGGACTACACGTCATCTGGGACTCAGAAATATGTG GGTCCCATCAAAGTGACGGTGCAGGAGCTGGATGGATCCTTCAACCACACGCTGCAGATTGAGGAGAACAGCCTCAAACACGACATCCCCTGTCACTCCAAGAGCAGACG aaacaagaaaaagaagatccCTCTGATGAATGGAGAGGAAGTTGACATGGATTTATCGGCTATGGA TGCggactctcctctcctctggatcCGCATTGACCCAGATATGTCCATTCTGAGGAAGGTGGAGTTTGAGCAGGCTGACTTCATGTGGCAGTATCAGCTGCGCTATGAGAGAGATGTAGTTGCACAG GAGGAGGCCATCTCAGCGTTGGAAAAGTTCCCTACTCCTGCCTCCAGACTGGCTCTGACAGACATCCTGGAGCAGGAACAGTGTTTCTACAAAGTCCGCATGCAGGCCTGCTTCTGTTTGGCCAAG ATAGCCAATGCCATGGTGAGCACGTGGCAGGGTCCGCCAGCCATGAAGTCCCTGTTTACCCGAATGTTCTGCTGTAAGAGCTGCCCCAACATCGTCAAGACCAACAACTTCATCAGCTTCCAGAGTTACTTCCTGCAAAAG ACGATGCCCGTTGCCATGGCGTTGCTTAGAGACGTCCAGAACCTCTGTCCCAAAGATGTCCTCAACTTCATCCTTGATCTCATCAAGTATAACgacaacaggaaaaacaaa TTTTCAGATAACTACTACCGTGCTGAGCTGATAGAAGCACTGACCAACTCTCTGACCCCGGCCATCAGCATCAACAACGAGGTGCGCACAGTGGACAATTTGAACAACGACGTCCGTCTCATCTTGGAGGAGATCACACGATTTCTCAACATGGAGAAACTGCTGCCGAGCTTCAGAAACACCATCACTGTCAG TTGTCTGAGTGCGATCCGCCAGCTTCAGAAGAACGGTCACATTCCCAGTGACGCGTCACTCTTTAAGTCCTACGCCGAGTACGGACACTTTGTAGACGTTCGCGTCGCTGCACTGGAGGCTCTGGTGGACTATACTAGAG TTGAAAGAAGCTCAGCGGAGCTGCAGTGGCTGCTCAACATGGTCCAAAATGACACAGTTCATTATGTCAG ACATAAGATCCTGGGTATGCTATGTAAGAATCCACCTTTCACCAAGACAACGGACTCAGCTCTGTGTAATGAAGCTCTGGTGGACCAGCTCTGGAAACTTATGAACTCGG GCACCTCCCACGACTGGCGGCTGCGCTGTGACGCCGTGAACCTCTACTACACTCTTTTTGGTTTGACGCGACCCTCCTGCCTCCCCCTGCCAGAACTGGGCCTGGTGCTCAAcctgaaggagaaaaaagctGTCCTGAACCCCATCATCAAGCCCGAGATGGGGGTCGGCGCTGTCATGGAGACGCCCGCAAGTATAGGCATCCATGGCGTGGGCATGAGCTACTCCACT GTGGATGAAGAGCCAGATCCCATTTCATTGGGGGTGTGTGGGGTGGGCCAGCCCCCTATGGGCTTGAAGAGGAAGGCTGAGACCCCGCTGGGCTCCCCTCCAGAGCCGGGACAGATACTGCAGCAACAGGAAGACGATACAAGAGGAGGGCGCTTCAAGATCAGG TTCAACACAATGGAAGATGAAGATATTGATATGGAGACAGTTCATGACAGTCAGGCGTTCATTCACCATCATCTCAATCTGTTAGAGAGGCCCTCCACACcag GTAAAGAGCCTCCGTCAGTGGAACAGTCCATGCTGTCCTTGCCCGCCACGCCCATGCCGTCCTTCCCCAAGGAGACCACCTCGTCGTCCTCCAAACACGGGGGCGAGCACggccaccaccaccatcaccaccaccacgagcacaagaagaagaagaagaagcacaagcacaagcacaaacacaagcacaaacacgaGAGCAAGGACAAGGACAGGGAGAGGGACAACTCCCACGCCTACAGCAACAGCCCGGCCAGCGGCAGGTCCCTGCGCTCGCCGTCCTTGTCCGACTAA